In Mercurialis annua linkage group LG5, ddMerAnnu1.2, whole genome shotgun sequence, a single genomic region encodes these proteins:
- the LOC126682605 gene encoding E3 ubiquitin-protein ligase KEG isoform X2, giving the protein MKVPCCSVCQTRYNEEERVPLLLQCGHGFCKECLSRMFSSSLDTTLACPRCRHVSVVGNSVNALRKNFAVLSLLTAASAATSAAPNSFDCDYTDDDEDDGEDDENNNNNRSNNNNYDNDDEERCSRGSHASSSGACGSGPVIELGGHQEVKLLKKIGEGRRAGVDTWTGVIGGGGGGKCKHKVAVKRVEIGEEMEVEFVLGQLESLRRSSMWCRNVCKFHGVVKMNGYLGLVMDRCCGSVQSEMLRNEGRLTLEQILRYGADIARGVAELHAAGVVCMNIKPSNLLLDSNGRAVVSDYGLAAILKKSTCRKARSECESAKIHSCMDCTMLSPHYTAPEAWEPVKKSLNLFWDEAIGISAESDAWSFGCTLVEMCTGSIPWAGLSAEEIYRAVVKAKKLPPQYASVVGVGMPRELWRMIGECFQFKASRRPSFNQMLAIFLRHLQELPRSPPASPDNFAKHSGTNETEPPPTADLEVFQDNPSHLHRLVSEGDVNGVRDLLAKAASGNGGGSVSMLLEAQNTDGQTALHLACRRGSAELVGAILEYRQADVGGLDKDGDPPLVFALAAGSAECVRALIMRGANVRSKLRDGFGPSVAHVCAYHGQPDCMRELLLAGADPNAVDDEGETVLHRAVAKKYTDCALAILENGGCRSMAFRNSKNLTPLHLCIATWNVAVVKRWLEIASPEEIAKTIDIPSPVGTALCLAAAVKKDHEIDGRELVRILLAAGADPTAQDAQHGRTALHTAAMANDVDLVKIILQAGVDVNIRNMHNTIPLHVALARGAKSCVGLLLSSGANCNFQDDEGDNAFHIAADAAKMIRENLEWLIIMLRNPDAAVDVRNHSGKTLRNFLEALPREWIPEDLMDALVTRGVHLSPTIFEVGDWVKFKRTVLTPTLGWQGAKHKSVGFVQNVADKDNIIVSFCTGEARVLANEVLKVIPLDRGQHVQLKADVKEPRFGWRDQSRDSIGTVLCVDDDGILRVGFPGASRGWKADPAEMERVEEFKVGDWVRIRPTLTTAKHGLGLVTPGSIGIVYCIRPDSSLLLELSYLPNPWHCEPEEVEPVAPFRIGDRVCVKRSVAEPRYAWGGETHHSVGRISEIENDGLLVIEIPNRPILWQADPSDMEKVEDFKVGDWVRVKTSVSSPKFGWEDVTRNSIGIIQSLEEDGDMGVAFCFRSKPFSCSVTDMEKVPPFEVGQEIHVIPSVTQPRLGWSNESPATVGKVIRIDMDGALNVRVAGRHKPWKVSPGDAERLSGFEVGDWVRSKPSLGTRPSYDWNSIGKESLAVVHSVQETGYLELACCFRKGRSIAHYTDVEKVPCFKVGQHVRFRTGLTEPRWGWRGTRPGSRGIITCVHADGEVRVAFFGLPGLWKGDPADLEVEQMFLVGEWVRLNEDAGNWKSIVPGSIGIVQGIGYDGDAWDGSTFVGFCGEQERWVGHTSLLERVEKLVIGQKVRVKLSVKQPRFGWSGHSHASVGTIAAIDADGKLRIYTPVGSKTWMLDPSEVELVEEQELCVGDWVRVRPSVSTPTHQWGEVSHSSIGVVHRMEDGELWVAFCFMERLWLCKAWEMERVRPFKLGDKVRIREGLVTPRWGWGMETHSSKGRVIGVDANGKVRIKFQWREGRPWIGDPADIVLDES; this is encoded by the exons ATGAAAGTGCCGTGTTGTTCGGTTTGCCAAACACGGTATAACGAAGAGGAACGAGTGCCGTTACTACTTCAATGCGGCCATGGTTTTTGCAAAGAGTGTTTATCACGCATGTTCTCATCGTCTCTCGACACAACATTAGCTTGTCCCCGCTGCCGCCACGTCTCCGTCGTCGGTAACTCCGTTAACGCGCTTCGGAAGAATTTCGCCGTGTTGTCTCTCCTCACGGCGGCGTCCGCCGCCACGTCAGCTGCTCCGAACAGCTTCGACTGCGACTACACTGACGATGACGAGGACGACGGCGAGGATGatgagaataataataataatcggAGTAATAATAATAACTATGATAACGATGATGAGGAGAGGTGTAGCCGTGGGAGCCACGCGTCCAGCTCAGGCGCGTGTGGGAGTGGGCCGGTGATTGAGCTTGGAGGACATCAGGAGGTGAAGTTGTTGAAGAAGATTGGGGAGGGGAGGAGAGCTGGAGTGGACACGTGGACAGGTGTGATTGGAGGAGGAGGAGGGGGGAAGTGTAAACATAAGGTAGCGGTGAAGAGAGTGGAAATTGGGGAGGAGATGGAAGTGGAGTTTGTGTTGGGGCAATTAGAGAGTTTGAGGAGAAGTTCAATGTGGTGTAGAAATGTGTGTAAATTTCATGGGGTTGTTAAGATGAATGGCTATTTAGGGCTTGTTATGGACAGATGTTGTGGTTCTGTTCAGTCTGAGATGTTGAGAAATGAAGGCCGGCTTACTCTTGAACAAATTCTAAG ATACGGGGCTGACATAGCGCGAGGGGTGGCTGAACTCCATGCTGCAGGTGTTGTCTGTATGAATATTAAACCATCCAATCTTCTTTTGGATTCAAATGGTCGTGCAGTGGTATCTGACTATGGACTTGCTGCAATTTTGAAGAAATCTACCTGCCGAAAAGCTCGTTCAGAGTGCGAGTCTGCAAAAATCCATTCATGTATGGACTGTACTATGCTCAGCCCACACTACACTGCTCCAGAGGCATGGGAGCCAGTGAAGAAGTCATTAAATTTATTCTGGGATGAGGCAATTGGTATATCTGCAGAATCGGATGCATGGAGTTTTGGTTGTACATTAGTGGAAATGTGCACGGGTTCCATTCC CTGGGCTGGTTTAAGTGCTGAGGAAATTTATCGAGCTGTTGTCAAGGCTAAAAAATTGCCTCCCCAATATGCAAGTGTGGTAGGAGTTGGAATGCCTAGAGAATTGTGGAGGATGATTGGCGAGTGTTTTCAGTTCAAGGCATCAAGGAGGCCAAGTTTTAATCAAATGTTAGCGATATTTCTTCGTCATTTACAAGAGCTGCCACGCAGCCCTCCTGCAAGCCCTGATAA CTTTGCAAAGCATTCTGGAACAAATGAGACAGAACCACCCCCCACAGCTGATCTGGAGGTTTTTCAGGATAACCCTAGTCATTTACATCGGCTAGTATCTGAAGGGGATGTTAATGGCGTTAG GGATCTGCTTGCAAAGGCTGCATCAGGAAATGGCGGCGGTTCAGTATCTATGCTTTTAGAAGCTCAGAACACCGATGGACAAACAGCTCTTCACCTGGCTTGTAGACGTGGTAGTGCGGAACTTGTTGGGGCTATATTGGAATACAGACAGGCAGATGTTGGTGGTTTAGATAAAGATGGCGATCCCCCTCTTGTATTTGCTTTAGCTGCTGGATCTGCAGAATGTGTCCGTGCTCTTATTATGAGAGGGGCAAATGTTAGGTCTAAGTTAAGAGATGGTTTTGGTCCTTCAGTTGCTCACGTCTGTGCCTACCATGGACAGCCCGATTGTATGCGC GAGCTACTATTGGCTGGAGCTGATCCCAATGCTGTGGATGATGAAGGTGAAACTGTCCTGCATAGAGCTGTCGCCAAGAAATATACAGATTGTGCTCTTGCTATTTTGGAAAATGGAGGCTGTAGGTCAATGGCGTTCCggaattcaaaaaatttaac ACCCTTGCACTTGTGCATAGCGACATGGAATGTGGCTGTTGTGAAAAGGTGGTTGGAAATCGCTTCCCCAGAAGAGATTGCTAAGACAATTGATATACCAAGTCCTGTTGGAACTGCATTGTGTTTGGCAGCTGCTGTAAAGAAAGATCATGAAATTG ATGGGAGAGAACTGGTGCGAATATTGCTTGCTGCTGGAGCAGATCCTACTGCGCAAGATGCTCAGCATGGGCGAACGGCTTTGCATACTGCTGCAATGGCTAATGATGTTGATTTGGTCAAG ATTATACTTCAAGCTGGAGTAGATGTGAACATTCGGAACATGCACAATACCATTCCTCTTCATGTGGCATTGGCTAGAGGTGCAAAGTCATGTGTCGGCTTGCTTTTATCTTCCGGTGCAAATTGCAATTTTCAG GATGATGAAGGTGACAATGCCTTTCACATAGCAGCAGATGCAGCAAAAATGATACGTGAAAATCTTGAATGGCTCATCATTATGCTTAGAAATCCTGATGCTGCTGTCGATGTCAGAAATCACAG TGGTAAGACCCTACGTAATTTTCTGGAGGCCCTTCCTCGGGAATGGATCCCAGAAGACTTGATGGACGCTCTTGTAACTAGGGGAGTTCATCTTTCTCCTACAAT ATTTGAAGTCGGGGATTGGGTGAAGTTCAAAAGAACTGTTTTGACCCCTACACTTGGTTGGCAAGGTGCTAAACATAAGAGTGTAGGTTTTGTGCAAAATGTAGCGGACAAGGACAACAtcattgtatcattttgtaCTGGTGAGGCTCGTGTATTGGCCAATGAAGTGTTGAAAGTGATTCCCTTGGACAGAGGGCAGCATGTTCAGCTTAAAGCAGACGTGAAAGAGCCAAG GTTTGGCTGGCGTGATCAATCCCGTGACAGCATTGGGACAGTTTTATGTGTTGATGATGATGGAATTCTGCGTGTTGGGTTTCCAGGAGCATCCAGGGGATGGAAAGCTGATCCAGCAGAAATGGAAAGAGTTGAAGAATTTAAGGTCGGCGACTGGGTTCGTATCCGCCCCACACTGACAACAGCAAAGCATGGATTAGGATTGGTAACACCAGGCAGCATTGGGATAGTTTATTGTATAAGACCAGATAGTAGTCTGCTGTTAGAGTTGAGTTATCTTCCAAATCCATGGCATTGTGAACCAGAGGAGGTTGAGCCTGTTGCCCCGTTCAGG ATTGGTGACCGGGTCTGTGTGAAGCGATCAGTTGCAGAACCTAGATATGCTTGGGGGGGTGAGACCCATCATAGTGTTGGAAGAATTAGTGAAATAGAGAATGATGGTCTTCTTGTAATAGAAATACCGAATCGTCCTATTCTCTGGCAGGCTGACCCTTCTGACATGGAGAAGGTTGAGGATTTCAAG GTTGGAGATTGGGTCAGAGTGAAAACTTCAGTATCCTCTCCAAAATTTGGATGGGAGGATGTTACACGAAACAGCATTGGGATAATTCAGAGCTTAGAGGAGGATGGTGATATGGGTGTCGCCTTTTGTTTCAGGAGCAAGCCCTTTTCTTGCTCTGTGACAGATATGGAGAAGGTGCCCCCTTTTGAAGTGGGACAAGAGATACATGTCATACCTTCTGTGACCCAGCCTCGACTTGGATGGTCAAATGAAAGCCCTGCAACTGTTGGAAAAGTTATTAGAATCGACATGGATGGGGCTTTAAAT GTGAGAGTTGCAGGCAGGCATAAACCTTGGAAAGTTTCTCCTGGAGATGCAGAACGTCTATCAGGATTTGAAGTTGGTGACTGGGTACGTTCCAAACCAAGTCTGGGGACTAGACCAAGTTATGATTGGAATAGCATTGGAAAGGAAAGTTTAGCTGTTGTGCATAGTGTACAAGAGACAGGATACCTAGAGCTGGCTTGTTGTTTCCGTAAAGGAAGGTCAATCGCTCATTACACAGATGTTGAAAAGGTTCCATGCTTCAAGGTTGGGCAGCATGTTCGGTTTCGAACTGGATTAACAGAGCCAAGATGGGGATGGAGAGGTACTCGGCCCGGCTCACGAGGCATTATCACCTGCGTTCATGCTGATGGAGAAGTGAGGGTTGCTTTCTTTGGTTTGCCAGGGTTGTGGAAAGGAGATCCCGCAGATCTCGAGGTTGAACAAATGTTTTTAGTTGGAGAATGGGTAAGACTGAATGAAGATGCCGGTAACTGGAAATCTATTGTGCCTGGCAGCATCGGTATTGTACAGGGTATAGGGTATGACGGAGATGCATGGGATGGAAGCACTTTTGTGGGCTTTTGCGGGGAGCAAGAAAGATGGGTGGGACATACCTCCCTTCTTGAAAGAGTTGAAAAGCTCGTGATTGGACAAAAGGTTAGAGTTAAACTCTCCGTGAAGCAACCCAGATTTGGGTGGTCAGGTCACAGTCATGCTAGTGTTGGAACTATAGCAGCAATTGATGCTGATGGAAAATTGAGAATATATACTCCGGTAGGATCCAAAACTTGGATGCTTGATCCATCGGAAGTGGAGTTAGTTGAGGAACAGGAACTTTGCGTTGGAGACTGGGTGAGGGTAAGACCATCAGTATCAACACCAACACACCAGTGGGGAGAGGTGAGTCATTCAAGCATCGGGGTGGTGCATCGGATGGAAGATGGGGAATTATGGGTTGCATTCTGCTTCATGGAAAGACTCTGGCTTTGCAAGGCGTGGGAAATGGAACGAGTTAGGCCATTCAAACTGGGCGACAAAGTGAGAATTAGGGAAGGGCTAGTAACACCTCGGTGGGGTTGGGGGATGGAGACACACTCTAGCAAGGGCAGAGTAATTGGGGTAGATGCAAATGGGAAGGTAAGAATTAAATTTCAATGGAGAGAAGGGAGACCTTGGATTGGAGATCCAGCTGATATCGTTCTGGATGAGAGTTGA
- the LOC126682606 gene encoding nudix hydrolase 16, mitochondrial, translated as MSDLVARTGRHQQRYESGCRLVAGCIPFRYRNYDENGDANAEKIVEVLMINSTSGPGLLFPKGGWENDETVEEAAVREAIEEAGVRGDLMDFIGDYHFKSKTLQDECCPEGLCKASMFSLYVKEELESWPEQSTRKRSWLPIAEAVDNCRHKWMEEALKQFSTQLPNKM; from the exons ATGTCTGATTTAGTGGCCCGCACTGGCCGACATCAGCAGCGCTACGAGAGCGGTTGTCGTCTTGTCGCCGG GTGCATTCCATTTAGGTATAGAAATTATGATGAAAATGGTGATGCCAATGCTGAAAAGATTGTTGAGGTTCTTATGATTAACTCAACTAGTGGACCGGGTCTCTTGTTCCCGAAG GGTGGATGGGAGAATGATGAAACTGTTGAAGAGGCTGCAGTGAGGGAAGCCATTGAAGAAGCTGGAGTTCGAGGTGATCTAATG GATTTCATAGGGGACTATCACTTCAAGAGTAAAACACTTCAAGACGAGTGTTGCCCAGAAGGTTTATGTAAAGCTTCAATGTTCAGTTTGTACGTAAAAGAGGAGCTCGAGTCATGGCCAGAGCAGAGCACCCGAAAGAGAAGTTGGTTACCCATTGCTGAAGCTGTCGACAATTGCCGACATAAATGGATGGAAGAGGCCCTTAAACAGTTTTCTACTCAGCTTCCAAATAAGATGTAA
- the LOC126682605 gene encoding E3 ubiquitin-protein ligase KEG isoform X1 codes for MKVPCCSVCQTRYNEEERVPLLLQCGHGFCKECLSRMFSSSLDTTLACPRCRHVSVVGNSVNALRKNFAVLSLLTAASAATSAAPNSFDCDYTDDDEDDGEDDENNNNNRSNNNNYDNDDEERCSRGSHASSSGACGSGPVIELGGHQEVKLLKKIGEGRRAGVDTWTGVIGGGGGGKCKHKVAVKRVEIGEEMEVEFVLGQLESLRRSSMWCRNVCKFHGVVKMNGYLGLVMDRCCGSVQSEMLRNEGRLTLEQILRYGADIARGVAELHAAGVVCMNIKPSNLLLDSNGRAVVSDYGLAAILKKSTCRKARSECESAKIHSCMDCTMLSPHYTAPEAWEPVKKSLNLFWDEAIGISAESDAWSFGCTLVEMCTGSIPWAGLSAEEIYRAVVKAKKLPPQYASVVGVGMPRELWRMIGECFQFKASRRPSFNQMLAIFLRHLQELPRSPPASPDNSFAKHSGTNETEPPPTADLEVFQDNPSHLHRLVSEGDVNGVRDLLAKAASGNGGGSVSMLLEAQNTDGQTALHLACRRGSAELVGAILEYRQADVGGLDKDGDPPLVFALAAGSAECVRALIMRGANVRSKLRDGFGPSVAHVCAYHGQPDCMRELLLAGADPNAVDDEGETVLHRAVAKKYTDCALAILENGGCRSMAFRNSKNLTPLHLCIATWNVAVVKRWLEIASPEEIAKTIDIPSPVGTALCLAAAVKKDHEIDGRELVRILLAAGADPTAQDAQHGRTALHTAAMANDVDLVKIILQAGVDVNIRNMHNTIPLHVALARGAKSCVGLLLSSGANCNFQDDEGDNAFHIAADAAKMIRENLEWLIIMLRNPDAAVDVRNHSGKTLRNFLEALPREWIPEDLMDALVTRGVHLSPTIFEVGDWVKFKRTVLTPTLGWQGAKHKSVGFVQNVADKDNIIVSFCTGEARVLANEVLKVIPLDRGQHVQLKADVKEPRFGWRDQSRDSIGTVLCVDDDGILRVGFPGASRGWKADPAEMERVEEFKVGDWVRIRPTLTTAKHGLGLVTPGSIGIVYCIRPDSSLLLELSYLPNPWHCEPEEVEPVAPFRIGDRVCVKRSVAEPRYAWGGETHHSVGRISEIENDGLLVIEIPNRPILWQADPSDMEKVEDFKVGDWVRVKTSVSSPKFGWEDVTRNSIGIIQSLEEDGDMGVAFCFRSKPFSCSVTDMEKVPPFEVGQEIHVIPSVTQPRLGWSNESPATVGKVIRIDMDGALNVRVAGRHKPWKVSPGDAERLSGFEVGDWVRSKPSLGTRPSYDWNSIGKESLAVVHSVQETGYLELACCFRKGRSIAHYTDVEKVPCFKVGQHVRFRTGLTEPRWGWRGTRPGSRGIITCVHADGEVRVAFFGLPGLWKGDPADLEVEQMFLVGEWVRLNEDAGNWKSIVPGSIGIVQGIGYDGDAWDGSTFVGFCGEQERWVGHTSLLERVEKLVIGQKVRVKLSVKQPRFGWSGHSHASVGTIAAIDADGKLRIYTPVGSKTWMLDPSEVELVEEQELCVGDWVRVRPSVSTPTHQWGEVSHSSIGVVHRMEDGELWVAFCFMERLWLCKAWEMERVRPFKLGDKVRIREGLVTPRWGWGMETHSSKGRVIGVDANGKVRIKFQWREGRPWIGDPADIVLDES; via the exons ATGAAAGTGCCGTGTTGTTCGGTTTGCCAAACACGGTATAACGAAGAGGAACGAGTGCCGTTACTACTTCAATGCGGCCATGGTTTTTGCAAAGAGTGTTTATCACGCATGTTCTCATCGTCTCTCGACACAACATTAGCTTGTCCCCGCTGCCGCCACGTCTCCGTCGTCGGTAACTCCGTTAACGCGCTTCGGAAGAATTTCGCCGTGTTGTCTCTCCTCACGGCGGCGTCCGCCGCCACGTCAGCTGCTCCGAACAGCTTCGACTGCGACTACACTGACGATGACGAGGACGACGGCGAGGATGatgagaataataataataatcggAGTAATAATAATAACTATGATAACGATGATGAGGAGAGGTGTAGCCGTGGGAGCCACGCGTCCAGCTCAGGCGCGTGTGGGAGTGGGCCGGTGATTGAGCTTGGAGGACATCAGGAGGTGAAGTTGTTGAAGAAGATTGGGGAGGGGAGGAGAGCTGGAGTGGACACGTGGACAGGTGTGATTGGAGGAGGAGGAGGGGGGAAGTGTAAACATAAGGTAGCGGTGAAGAGAGTGGAAATTGGGGAGGAGATGGAAGTGGAGTTTGTGTTGGGGCAATTAGAGAGTTTGAGGAGAAGTTCAATGTGGTGTAGAAATGTGTGTAAATTTCATGGGGTTGTTAAGATGAATGGCTATTTAGGGCTTGTTATGGACAGATGTTGTGGTTCTGTTCAGTCTGAGATGTTGAGAAATGAAGGCCGGCTTACTCTTGAACAAATTCTAAG ATACGGGGCTGACATAGCGCGAGGGGTGGCTGAACTCCATGCTGCAGGTGTTGTCTGTATGAATATTAAACCATCCAATCTTCTTTTGGATTCAAATGGTCGTGCAGTGGTATCTGACTATGGACTTGCTGCAATTTTGAAGAAATCTACCTGCCGAAAAGCTCGTTCAGAGTGCGAGTCTGCAAAAATCCATTCATGTATGGACTGTACTATGCTCAGCCCACACTACACTGCTCCAGAGGCATGGGAGCCAGTGAAGAAGTCATTAAATTTATTCTGGGATGAGGCAATTGGTATATCTGCAGAATCGGATGCATGGAGTTTTGGTTGTACATTAGTGGAAATGTGCACGGGTTCCATTCC CTGGGCTGGTTTAAGTGCTGAGGAAATTTATCGAGCTGTTGTCAAGGCTAAAAAATTGCCTCCCCAATATGCAAGTGTGGTAGGAGTTGGAATGCCTAGAGAATTGTGGAGGATGATTGGCGAGTGTTTTCAGTTCAAGGCATCAAGGAGGCCAAGTTTTAATCAAATGTTAGCGATATTTCTTCGTCATTTACAAGAGCTGCCACGCAGCCCTCCTGCAAGCCCTGATAA TAGCTTTGCAAAGCATTCTGGAACAAATGAGACAGAACCACCCCCCACAGCTGATCTGGAGGTTTTTCAGGATAACCCTAGTCATTTACATCGGCTAGTATCTGAAGGGGATGTTAATGGCGTTAG GGATCTGCTTGCAAAGGCTGCATCAGGAAATGGCGGCGGTTCAGTATCTATGCTTTTAGAAGCTCAGAACACCGATGGACAAACAGCTCTTCACCTGGCTTGTAGACGTGGTAGTGCGGAACTTGTTGGGGCTATATTGGAATACAGACAGGCAGATGTTGGTGGTTTAGATAAAGATGGCGATCCCCCTCTTGTATTTGCTTTAGCTGCTGGATCTGCAGAATGTGTCCGTGCTCTTATTATGAGAGGGGCAAATGTTAGGTCTAAGTTAAGAGATGGTTTTGGTCCTTCAGTTGCTCACGTCTGTGCCTACCATGGACAGCCCGATTGTATGCGC GAGCTACTATTGGCTGGAGCTGATCCCAATGCTGTGGATGATGAAGGTGAAACTGTCCTGCATAGAGCTGTCGCCAAGAAATATACAGATTGTGCTCTTGCTATTTTGGAAAATGGAGGCTGTAGGTCAATGGCGTTCCggaattcaaaaaatttaac ACCCTTGCACTTGTGCATAGCGACATGGAATGTGGCTGTTGTGAAAAGGTGGTTGGAAATCGCTTCCCCAGAAGAGATTGCTAAGACAATTGATATACCAAGTCCTGTTGGAACTGCATTGTGTTTGGCAGCTGCTGTAAAGAAAGATCATGAAATTG ATGGGAGAGAACTGGTGCGAATATTGCTTGCTGCTGGAGCAGATCCTACTGCGCAAGATGCTCAGCATGGGCGAACGGCTTTGCATACTGCTGCAATGGCTAATGATGTTGATTTGGTCAAG ATTATACTTCAAGCTGGAGTAGATGTGAACATTCGGAACATGCACAATACCATTCCTCTTCATGTGGCATTGGCTAGAGGTGCAAAGTCATGTGTCGGCTTGCTTTTATCTTCCGGTGCAAATTGCAATTTTCAG GATGATGAAGGTGACAATGCCTTTCACATAGCAGCAGATGCAGCAAAAATGATACGTGAAAATCTTGAATGGCTCATCATTATGCTTAGAAATCCTGATGCTGCTGTCGATGTCAGAAATCACAG TGGTAAGACCCTACGTAATTTTCTGGAGGCCCTTCCTCGGGAATGGATCCCAGAAGACTTGATGGACGCTCTTGTAACTAGGGGAGTTCATCTTTCTCCTACAAT ATTTGAAGTCGGGGATTGGGTGAAGTTCAAAAGAACTGTTTTGACCCCTACACTTGGTTGGCAAGGTGCTAAACATAAGAGTGTAGGTTTTGTGCAAAATGTAGCGGACAAGGACAACAtcattgtatcattttgtaCTGGTGAGGCTCGTGTATTGGCCAATGAAGTGTTGAAAGTGATTCCCTTGGACAGAGGGCAGCATGTTCAGCTTAAAGCAGACGTGAAAGAGCCAAG GTTTGGCTGGCGTGATCAATCCCGTGACAGCATTGGGACAGTTTTATGTGTTGATGATGATGGAATTCTGCGTGTTGGGTTTCCAGGAGCATCCAGGGGATGGAAAGCTGATCCAGCAGAAATGGAAAGAGTTGAAGAATTTAAGGTCGGCGACTGGGTTCGTATCCGCCCCACACTGACAACAGCAAAGCATGGATTAGGATTGGTAACACCAGGCAGCATTGGGATAGTTTATTGTATAAGACCAGATAGTAGTCTGCTGTTAGAGTTGAGTTATCTTCCAAATCCATGGCATTGTGAACCAGAGGAGGTTGAGCCTGTTGCCCCGTTCAGG ATTGGTGACCGGGTCTGTGTGAAGCGATCAGTTGCAGAACCTAGATATGCTTGGGGGGGTGAGACCCATCATAGTGTTGGAAGAATTAGTGAAATAGAGAATGATGGTCTTCTTGTAATAGAAATACCGAATCGTCCTATTCTCTGGCAGGCTGACCCTTCTGACATGGAGAAGGTTGAGGATTTCAAG GTTGGAGATTGGGTCAGAGTGAAAACTTCAGTATCCTCTCCAAAATTTGGATGGGAGGATGTTACACGAAACAGCATTGGGATAATTCAGAGCTTAGAGGAGGATGGTGATATGGGTGTCGCCTTTTGTTTCAGGAGCAAGCCCTTTTCTTGCTCTGTGACAGATATGGAGAAGGTGCCCCCTTTTGAAGTGGGACAAGAGATACATGTCATACCTTCTGTGACCCAGCCTCGACTTGGATGGTCAAATGAAAGCCCTGCAACTGTTGGAAAAGTTATTAGAATCGACATGGATGGGGCTTTAAAT GTGAGAGTTGCAGGCAGGCATAAACCTTGGAAAGTTTCTCCTGGAGATGCAGAACGTCTATCAGGATTTGAAGTTGGTGACTGGGTACGTTCCAAACCAAGTCTGGGGACTAGACCAAGTTATGATTGGAATAGCATTGGAAAGGAAAGTTTAGCTGTTGTGCATAGTGTACAAGAGACAGGATACCTAGAGCTGGCTTGTTGTTTCCGTAAAGGAAGGTCAATCGCTCATTACACAGATGTTGAAAAGGTTCCATGCTTCAAGGTTGGGCAGCATGTTCGGTTTCGAACTGGATTAACAGAGCCAAGATGGGGATGGAGAGGTACTCGGCCCGGCTCACGAGGCATTATCACCTGCGTTCATGCTGATGGAGAAGTGAGGGTTGCTTTCTTTGGTTTGCCAGGGTTGTGGAAAGGAGATCCCGCAGATCTCGAGGTTGAACAAATGTTTTTAGTTGGAGAATGGGTAAGACTGAATGAAGATGCCGGTAACTGGAAATCTATTGTGCCTGGCAGCATCGGTATTGTACAGGGTATAGGGTATGACGGAGATGCATGGGATGGAAGCACTTTTGTGGGCTTTTGCGGGGAGCAAGAAAGATGGGTGGGACATACCTCCCTTCTTGAAAGAGTTGAAAAGCTCGTGATTGGACAAAAGGTTAGAGTTAAACTCTCCGTGAAGCAACCCAGATTTGGGTGGTCAGGTCACAGTCATGCTAGTGTTGGAACTATAGCAGCAATTGATGCTGATGGAAAATTGAGAATATATACTCCGGTAGGATCCAAAACTTGGATGCTTGATCCATCGGAAGTGGAGTTAGTTGAGGAACAGGAACTTTGCGTTGGAGACTGGGTGAGGGTAAGACCATCAGTATCAACACCAACACACCAGTGGGGAGAGGTGAGTCATTCAAGCATCGGGGTGGTGCATCGGATGGAAGATGGGGAATTATGGGTTGCATTCTGCTTCATGGAAAGACTCTGGCTTTGCAAGGCGTGGGAAATGGAACGAGTTAGGCCATTCAAACTGGGCGACAAAGTGAGAATTAGGGAAGGGCTAGTAACACCTCGGTGGGGTTGGGGGATGGAGACACACTCTAGCAAGGGCAGAGTAATTGGGGTAGATGCAAATGGGAAGGTAAGAATTAAATTTCAATGGAGAGAAGGGAGACCTTGGATTGGAGATCCAGCTGATATCGTTCTGGATGAGAGTTGA